From one Odontesthes bonariensis isolate fOdoBon6 chromosome 14, fOdoBon6.hap1, whole genome shotgun sequence genomic stretch:
- the camsap2b gene encoding calmodulin-regulated spectrin-associated protein 2 isoform X3: MGDAADDRGMRRTFIVPAIKSFDHHDFTRAKISCSLTWLVAKAFGSDEVPEELAEPFYRDQYNQEHLKPPVASLLQSAELYCRAGSLILRSDAVKPLLGHNAVIQALAQKGLYVTDQDRLVTERDLTSTPIHMSSHLALIDTLMMAYTVEMVSVERVMSCINKYSSAEPLHSDGLVQELPYDTEDAIITWINKVNEHLRDILVEEQKLREASLQESNTTTNKARYRREHAQRSAPSLPLVENLLKDNTDGCALTALLHFYCPQAVRLEDICLKETMSLADSLYNLQLVQEFCRNNLNHCCHFSLEDLLYAHASIKSNYLVFMAELFWWFEVVKPSFVQPRVFDPNACEPVSSCRDMPPVSSPVKQSYADRPPSPENISAEGVMKRSTSMSYVDGCVGTWPKEKHSSSRGISFEIPLDGDATLPTCEAPSLRGMTRSASSDGLGFKVHYASRGGISVNGQNRHIPEEEEDFTSQKPLGRNNTFSLKSQSRYSNGVLPDSSSSTKHHGNHSGDISPSSPPSIEEALKIIHNTERPHASLRLGDNGFFLHGAEPVDPPGAQGPGDDPGSAKARLNDRDPNSASTDEVDTGIHVRTEDIQSLDEDSSSLRDYSDIDPDCEATTRSCPLPACPEKERSRDGGHKGIGEADLEEEGGDGGDCGSPYPSSAPTLPRSHTVSPVSSPGGSGGLVRMTSFAEQKFRKLEGRSSGGTTPDSSDLNVPYTHPTRSLSSQFFTPPLPITSPSPGTPSPRDPSHLIASEMIQLRMKLEEKRRAIEAQKKKVEAAFTRHRQKMGRTAFLNIVKRKGVTAPLSPTSGGAETPSPEAATSKESSRGVTPGEVDLVEYTRSIERLNTSLGFLQTEMQRLAQQQEKIMAMRDNQQQAWVIPPPAPSPHRQLRELRSSSVTGRGSGRASVGSLSPILSSSGSPRAPNHSPAGIKRRPASFHARTSRTPRPNDLKVTPFSRMLNTPTSVDSLPRLRRFNSSQTQISPFSYLGNDEAPRERNSQDTKDKKDGSKNKEEAEAKKSDEEAAIEKKEERIELKREVKQSRMAEVLCQPVSEKQGGAGGQVQEEPQERRDLVEMKPPGLKPPDGQGQERAGETGGEDQKMCCGFFFKDDVKGEEDMAAKKAALLEKRLRREKEAQEKKQQQELDQEQKREAARLKAEEEQLKKDDEKARRDYIKLEYMRRKQLKLMDDMDEVIKPRSGSLKKKPRPKSIHRDVMESSIPPVRATGVRPRGFSVSSVSLASLNLADNDRDQSDNRKNNRGNKVASVPIPFFLSSPKERKGRPDSAGGFSSCPSAGSRNEEKDWENESTTSSNPSNNEYTGPKLYKAPSAKSNKHIIQNALAHCCLAGKVNEGQKNKILDEMEKSEANNFLVLFRDSGCQFRSVYAYCPETEEITRLAGIGPKAITTKMIESLYKYNSDRKQFSKIPAKTMSASVDAITIASHLWQTKKQGTPNKHSK; this comes from the exons AGTTCCCACCTGGCACTCATTGATACCCTGATGATGGCGTATACAGTGGAGATGGTGAGTGTGGAGAGGGTGATGTCCTGCATCAACAAGTACTCGTCTGCTGAACCCTTACATAGTGACGGACTCGTCCAGGAGCTGCCGTATGACACAGAGGATGCAATCATCACCTGGATCAACAAG GTGAATGAACACCTGAGGGACATCCTGGTGGAGGAGCAGAAGTTAAGAGAGGCTTCCCTCCAAGAATCAAACACCACAACGAATAAA GCTCGGTACAGGAGGGAACATGCCCAGAGGAGCGCTCCATCACTCCCCCTGGTGGAGAACCTGCTGAAGGATAACACAGACGGCTGCGCCCTCACTGCCCTGCTGCACTTCTACTGCCCGCAGGCTGTCAGGCTGGAAG ACATCTGCCTCAAAGAGACCATGTCCCTAGCTGACAGTCTGTACAACCTCCAGCTGGTGCAGGAGTTTTGCAGAAACAATCTCAACCACTGCTGCCACTTCAGCCTGGAGGACTTGCTCTATGCACATGCATCAATAAAG AGTAACTACCTGGTGTTTATGGCTGAGCTTTTCTGGTGGTTTGAAGTGGTCAAACCGTCATTTGTACAGCCCAGAGTCTTCGACCCAAACG CCTGTGAGCCTGTATCATCCTGTAGAGATATGCCTCCTGTGTCCAGTCCCGTCAAACAGAGCTATGCAGACAGACCTCCCAGCCCGGAAAATATCTCCGCAGAAG GTGTTATGAAGAGATCTACCTCCATGTCCTATGTTGATGGCTGTGTTGGGACGTGGCCCAAAGAAAAACA CTCTTCCTCTCGGGGAATCTCCTTTGAGATTCCCCTGGATGGAGACGCGACGTTGCCAACCTGTGAGGCTCCTTCGCTCCGCGGTATGACTCGCTCAGCTAGTAGTGACGGCCTGGGGTTCAAAGTTCACTATGCATCTCGCGGAGGCATCAGTGTGAATGGCCAGAATAGACACATaccagaagaggaagaggacttCACTTCCCAAAAGCCATTAGGACGGAACAACACATTTTCACTGAAGAGCCAAAGCAG ATACTCCAATGGAGTCCTACcagacagcagcagctccaCTAAACACCATGGCAACCACTCTGGTGACATAAGCCCATCAAGTCCCCCAAgcattgaggaggccctcaagATCATCCacaacacagaaaggccccatgCCAGCCTCCGTCTCGGAGACAACGGCTTCTTTCTTCATGGTGCGGAGCCTGTGGACCCTCCAGGGGCCCAAGGTCCAGGAGACGACCCAGGTTCAGCTAAAGCACGGCTGAATGACCGTGACCCCAACTCCGCATCTACTGATGAAGTTGACACTGGCATTCATGTGCGGACTGAGGACATTCAGAGCTTGGATGAGGACTCTTCCTCCTTGAGAGACTATTCAGATATAGACCCAGACTGTGAGGCCACAACTCGGTCGTGTCCACTGCCCGCCTGTCCAGAGAAGGAGAGAAGCAGGGATGGAGGACACAAAGGGATTGGTGAAGCCGATCTGGAGGAAGAAGGAGGCGATGGAGGTGACTGCGGCAGTCCCTATCCCAGTTCAGCACCCACACTCCCCAGATCACACACAGTCAGTCCCGTCTCATCGCCGGGTGGCTCTGGTGGCCTGGTGCGGATGACGAGCTTTGCAGAGCAGAAGTTCAGGAAGTTAGAGGGAAGAAGCAGTGGAGGAACCACGCCAGACAGTTCAGATCTCAATGTACCATATACACACCCAACAAGAAGCCTCTCCTCTCAG TTCTTTACACCTCCCCTGCCCATCACCTCGCCCTCTCCGGGGACTCCTTCTCCAAGAGACCCCTCCCATCTCATAGCTTCAGAGATGATTCAGTTGAGGATGAAGCTCGAAGAGAAACGCAGAGCCATTGAAGCCCAAAAGAAAAAG GTGGAGGCGGCTTTCACCCGGCATCGCCAGAAGATGGGCAGGACAGCCTTTCTGAATATAGTGAAAAGGAAAGGAGTGACAGCCCCTCTCAGCCCCACCTCAGGAGGAGCAGAAACACCTTCACCAGAGGCAGCCACCTCAAAGGAGAGCAGCCGGG GTGTGACCCCGGGAGAAGTTGACCTTGTGGAATATACACGCTCCATCGAGAGGCTGAACACGTCACTCGGCTTCCTGCAGACAGAGATGCAGCGTTTGGCCCAGCAGCAGGAGAAGATCATGGCCATGAGAGACAACCAGCAACAAGCCTGGGTCATACCCCCTCCTGCTCCGTCTCCACACAG GCAGCTCCGTGAGTTGCGCAGCAGCAGCGTAACCGGCCGGGGATCAGGCCGAGCCTCGGTGGGGTCCTTATCCCCGATCCTGTCTTCTTCTGGCTCCCCCCGTGCCCCGAATCACTCCCCTGCTGGCATCAAACGAAGACCAGCTTCCTTCCATGCCAGAACATCTCGGACTCCACGTCCAAATGATCTGAAGGTCACCCCCTTCAGCCGAATGCTCAACACCCCCACCTCAGTGGACAGCCTACCCAGGCTGAGGCGTTTCAACTCCAGCCAAACCCAGATCAGCCCTTTTTCCTACCTGGGCAATGATGAGGCACCCAGGGAAAGAAACAGCCAAGACACCAAGGACAAAAAAGACGGCTCTAAGAACAAAGAGGAGGCGGAAGCGAAGAAAAGCGATGAAGAAGCAGCCatagagaagaaagaggagcGGATCGAGTTGAAGCGAGAGGTCAAACAGTCGAGGATGGCAGAGGTGTTGTGTCAGCCGGTGTCTGAGAAACAAGGGGGTGCTGGCGGCCAGGTTCAGGAAGAACCCCAGGAGAGGAGGGACCTGGTGGAGATGAAGCCTCCAGGGCTGAAGCCTCCAGATGGGCAAGGCCAGGAGAGGGCAGGAGAAACAGGTGGAGAAGACCAAAAGATGTGCTGTGGATTCTTCTTTAAG GATGACGTGAAAGGTGAAGAGGACATGGCGGCAAAGAAAGCAGCTCTGCTGGAGAAAAGGCTTCGGAGGGAAAAGGAGGCTCAGGAGAAGAAGCAACAACAGGAGCTGGACCAGGAACAGAAGAGGGAAGCTGCTCG gttaaaagcggaggaggagcagctgaagaaggaCGACGAGAAGGCCAGGAGGGATTACATAAAGCTTGAATACAtgaggagaaagcagctcaaACTGATGGATGACATGGATGAGGTCATCAAGCCTCGATCTGGAAGTCTCAAGAAAAAGCCGCGGCCCAAGTCGATCCACAGGGACGTCATGGAGTCGTCTATCCCTCCTGTGAGAGCCACAG GGGTGCGTCCTCGCGGCTTCTCTGTCTCTAGTGTCTCCTTGGCGTCTCTCAATCTGGCTGACAATGACAGAGACCAGTCAGATAACAGGAAGAACAACAG aggcaacaaagtAGCTTCTGTCCCAATCccgttttttttaagctctcCCAAAGAAAGAAAGGGAAG GCCGGATTCTGCTGGGGGATTTTCTTCTTGTCCTTCGGCTGGTAGTCGTAATGAAGAAAAAGACTGGGAAAATGAATCGACCACCTCTTCCAATCCCTCCAACAATGAGTACACAG GACCCAAGCTATATAAGGCGCCGAGTGCTAAGTCCAACAAGCATATCATCCAGAATGCCCTGGCTCACTGCTGCCTGGCTGGCAAGGTCAATGaaggacagaaaaacaagatACTTGAT GAAATGGAGAAATCAGAAGccaataacttcctggtgttGTTCCGGGATTCCGGATGCCAGTTCAGGTCCGTGTACGCCTACTGCCCCGAGACCGAGGAGATCACCAGACTGGCTGGCATCGGACCAAAAGCCATCACAACCAAGATGATCGAGTCTCTCTACAAGTACAACTCAGATAGGAAGCAGTTCAGCAAGATCCCAGCAAAAACCATGTCTGCTAGCGTGGACGCCATCACCATCGCCAGCCATCTGTGGCAGACCAAGAAGCAGGGGACGCCCAACAAACACTCAAAGTAA